One genomic window of Arvicanthis niloticus isolate mArvNil1 chromosome 24, mArvNil1.pat.X, whole genome shotgun sequence includes the following:
- the Rita1 gene encoding RBPJ-interacting and tubulin-associated protein 1, with translation MQALHLQHRSPSSCRVKARPSYVDETLFGSPTGTRPSLPDFDPPWVQSCNRSRGVDPGPPKVSLAKRDCESPSSRGSTPNLTPRKKNKYRLIGHTPSYCDESLFGTSKAGSRIAVEAAAKLRTLFWTPPATPRGSHSPRPRETPLRAIHPAGPSGTEPRVDTGSQKLSQDGVGVAHSLGQRRSHSLTHLTVPSTGHPASSAPQTNGPWSPRTYTSGATIQSPRVTPKACSGSVSGPATPQRGACPHKPKPPWK, from the exons ATGCAGGCCCTCCACCTTCAACACCGCAGCCCCAGCAGCTGCAGGGTCAAGGCCAGGCCGTCCTATGTGGATGAGACCCTGTTTGGCAGCCCAACAGGAACCCGGCCCTCTCTACCAGATTTTGACCCACCCTGGGTGCAGAGTTGTAACAGATCCAGAGGAGTGGACCCGGGACCACCGAAGGTCTCTCTGGCCAAGAGAGACTGTGAGTCCCCCTCTTCCAGGGGCAGCACCCCAAACCTCAcaccaaggaagaaaaacaaatacag GTTGATTGGTCACACCCCATCCTACTGTGACGAGTCACTGTTCGGCACCAGCAAGGCAGGGTCCCGGATAGCCGTGGAGGCTGCCGCCAAGCTCCGGACCCTTTTCTGGACCCCACCAGCCACCCCTAGGGGCAGCCACTCACCCCGCCCCAGGGAGACCCCACTGCGAGCCATTCACCCAGCTGGACCCTCCGGGACAGAGCCCAGAGTGGACACAGGCTCTCAGAAGCTGTCCCAGGATGGGGTGGGTGTTGCCCACTCTCTGGGACAGAGGCGTTCTCATTCACTCACCCACCTAACTGTCCCCAGCACAGGTCATCCAGCTTCCAGTGCCCCACAGACCAATGGGCCTTGGAGTCCCCGGACTTACACGTCAGGGGCGACTATCCAGAGTCCCCGGGTCACTCCCAAGGCATGCTCAGGTAGTGTTTCAGGACCAGCTACGCCTCAGCGAGGGGCCTGTCCCCACAAGCCAAAGCCTCCTTGGAAATGA